Genomic DNA from Sulfuricurvum sp. IAE1:
GCACCACTGAGCAATACTGCTGGCGATATGGCTAATGCTTCATATAAAATCGATATTGCTGTACGCGTAAACATTTATATATCCATATTGTAAATTACAAAAGTATACTATTATAATTTAAAGATGTAAAGAATTGGTTTAGAAACATGTGATGCAATGTCCGCACAAGTAAAAGTCAAAGGAACCTACAGCCGGGCCGAATATTTAAAGGAACACCACGGTCTCGTTCAGTGGTGGGGGAATTTTTTTAAAAAATCACCACTCCTTACAGATTAAATATAGTTATATAAGTTATTAATTTAACATAAATAATGCTCAGTTATCGAACTTCTGAAGTGCTTCATCTCCCACGAAACAGCCTGAAGCGATTCCTCATACGAATACCCTGCCCTCTGGTATTCGCGTACCCGCCGTTGAGCTGCCGTCCATCGAAAGCCGTGGGAACCGTGACATTCAATCTTTAATTTTGTACAGGTATTGCGAATATCATCGGCATAGCTTTTGTAGCTAATTTTGAATTTTCCTTCTTTCTCAATAATCTCTTCGATTTGTCGGTAGGTGTCGGTATCGACATATACATCACCAATTTTTCCGCCTTTTTCCTTTGTTTCTATCACGCCGACTTCTTTGTGAGTGATCGGATCAACTTTGTATCCATGCATCTGTTCAGCCCTAATCATAGATGCACCTTCAAATCGTGTTATTCCAAATAGCTGCATTAATGCACAGAGGCGATGTTTTGGATCTGAAAGAGAATCAATCAATTTTTTTGGATCTTTATATACCCTACTGTGGTATCCGTCATAGACCCGATCGAGATTTCGGGCCAGATTGAGTTGAATCTGCCTGACCTTGAAATCGTAATGTCTGGCTTCGCCGTATTTTTGCAGAGTATAGCGTTTCAATGCTATTTCAAGTTTTCCGAGAGAGGCTGATAGCTTTTGAAGATATGATTTTGATGGGTAATATTCGATTTTGTAAAGCATATAAACTTCAATATATTCGCCAGTGATTTGCTCAAAATCCTTGATCTGACACTGCTCTTTTAAATAGTGCCCAAAATTTTTCCAGACTGACCGATAAGTTTCCATCGCTTTATAGCTGGCCACGCATTGGTAATGGGGATGACTCGGGTCGACCCGTTCTTCTTTTTTGGCTCCTTCGACAAATATCACTTTGACCAATTCGGCAGTCTGCCAATCAATTGAACCTCTCATACTTTTTTCTCTTGTTGAATTTGTTTATTCCCATCTATCATATGGGTATGGTGTTGAGTCAATATATCTTTTCATGACCAGGAAAAGCGGAAACTGGTTTGATTGATTTTTGCGGTTCGTTATCACACAAGACAGATCAATTCAACTGAACATGTACGACACTTTCAACAGGGAAAGATTTTTGATTTACAACAAGATGAAAAAAAAGAAGATGGAAAAATTATATAGGGAATTCTGTAAAGTGCAACGTGAATATGTTTTCAAAAAGGGAGACATCGTCTCCCTTTTCACCGTTTCCTTCGAGGTTCCTTGTTGATGAGACATCCCCAGAAATACGAGATTTGATGGATAAACTTTACATTGATGATTTGACCAAAAGTTTCCTGCAAAAATTCCAAAAACTTTACACGTCGCTTTACAGGATTCATCAATTTTCTTCTCCTGTCTGAATGAATTTCAGACAGGCATGGCGCAGAGTTAAAACCTCCACGCATCACTTTTGCCGTTGCTTCAGCGATTACATGTGCTTGTATGTGCGGAATGACATCCTCAAGACATGTCGCGTTCAGCGATTGTTTCAAACGTCTGTTTACCGTCCACCTTATCCAAGGTAACGGTTGCCGGTAATAGATCATTCTTGCCGTTTCATAATATAGTATTTTCTGCTCTACTGATTGCACGAACTCTGCAAGAAAAAGCTTCATCTCCTCCGAGAGGCCTAGATCGTAATTTCGGATGATAGCCGTTTCATACCCTTTGATCACGTATTGAACGCGTTCATCATATCCCAAAGTTTTATCGTATCGCTTGGCCATCATGTTCTCCGAAATCACATTTATTCAAAATTTTTGTAATTTTGTTGTATATGATCATCGCTTCAGCCTTATTGTATTTGACAGATAAAGCATCAAAGCCATCGCCATCATCATAAAAAGTCGTCTCGATTTGCACTCCAATTTTTGGAATGTTTTCCTCGATGACAAGTGAAAAGACACAACCTAACAATGTGTATCTACTCTCCTTGTGATATCCGTTTCGTATGAATGCATTGAACATTTCTGAAAACGTAACCGCCTGCCCCCATGAACATGCCACCATTACTGAACCTAACGACAACGACTCGATCGTATATCTTTTTGCCAGTTTATTTGGCTCTGAAATAGCAAGAATCACGCATGACAATGGACCATAAATAGGCATTTCAAAATATGTCTTATTCAACATTTTCAGCCCCTTTCAAAGAATGGTAAAACTTCCCGATTTCCGTATGCGATACAGAAAACCGATGGTATGTGAGAAGATAATTCGATACGTTTCGCAGTGAATAACCTTCATTCTCGATCAAATTCAAAATGATTCCCTGCATATTCAGGAGCTTTTCGCGTTTTTTACTCAGTCGCGGCTTTCTCAACTGCTTGGCGCGTGTTTGCGAAATTTTCCGCATAAACCCGAAATTTTTGGATCTGTTTTTGCGGTTTATCGAGACAGACTGTTGAACTATCTCTTTGATTGCCAAATAGAAAGCAATCACATCAAGGAGCACAATATCCTGCGAAGTCTCGACATTTTTAAGACGGTAAAAATGATTTTTTTTGAGCTTGAAAACATCAAGTATGATTTGATCATTTTGATGGGCAAGCCAACGTATGCTTTTTTGGCGATCTTTATAGCTAATAACCGTTTTTGTATTTATGCTATGGGTAAGTTCATTCAAATCCATAATGTTTCCTCTAAAGGTGGTACCGACAGACCGACAAAGCTTCCAAAGTCCCTCAGCACTGTTGTTTTGATGTCGGTTCCGATACAGATTATTAGCCGACATTCGACCGACACAGTCGGTTTTTGTCGGCAAGCCTATTGTTAATGACCGACGGCCTGTATAAGCCTCATTAACGATATTCCGAGTGATTTTGTCGGTGTCGGTTCAGGATTTAGAATAAAATCCTTCTGAATCGCAATTGGCCCAATTTTGATGTATCAAACCGTCCAAAACGGATTTGATTTCATCTTTTCTGTGTGGGCTTAATCGTCGGATGATGTCTCGCAAACTACTTTTTTGATGACGCTGCAATTGGTTTTTAACCCGATCTTCCAGACTCAAACGGCCATTTTTGGAATGAGCGTATGCCAGTATTTCTTGAAAATGATGTTCATCCAGATAATCCAGGATTTTGATAGCACTGTTCATTGTTACTGCGTTAATTTCAAAACAGTCGGGTGTATTGTTCTCAACATTTGTGCACAAATGCAGCAAAGCAGCGATTCGTTGACTGATAGTAAGCAGCCGAACTTCGAAGCCAGCCGTATCGTCCTGTACATAATATTTGTGTCGGTAACGCTTGTTGATATCCGTATGGTAATTCATATATATCTCGCAAGCTTCGTTTCCAAGATAGAAAACCTTTTCTTCTGCAAACTCGTGAAATTTTCTTGCAAAGCTTTCTATAGATGCCGTTTGCTCGCGTTTAAGCTCTTGGCGTAAAGGAATCGGTTTGTGCTTACCGAAAATCACCAAAAAACGATTGAGTAATCCATCAGCAATCATTTCACGCATATCTGATGGTGTCAGATTGCTCGATCCGATTGTCGATGCGGCGAATAATCCCATCCCCTGAACGACAATGTGCTTGGAACGCTTTGTATCCTTCAATTTTCTAGTGACCATTGTCCCTGAATCAAAAATCTGCATCAAAGCCCGTATCAGATTTGCTTTGACGGTATCGTTCTTGCTGGATCGGTAAAGTTTTCCGAATTCATCCAAAACGACATGTAATGCACTTTTGTTATCAAGTGAATTTTCCAGTCCTTCTGCACTGGCAGCATCAAGAAAAACATCCTGATA
This window encodes:
- a CDS encoding DUF3987 domain-containing protein — encoded protein: MNKMKETEEKAATISSENCNIGNTSELYPDSFWKEVLPSLLYEIVKALNEIVHAHIDSIALSVLCALPALCSGAKVAQSKENEGRSIILFMALFAPSGVGKTSAAMIVRKYFLNWLDRELSKIDESGGDEIKTYQDVFLDAASAEGLENSLDNKSALHVVLDEFGKLYRSSKNDTVKANLIRALMQIFDSGTMVTRKLKDTKRSKHIVVQGMGLFAASTIGSSNLTPSDMREMIADGLLNRFLVIFGKHKPIPLRQELKREQTASIESFARKFHEFAEEKVFYLGNEACEIYMNYHTDINKRYRHKYYVQDDTAGFEVRLLTISQRIAALLHLCTNVENNTPDCFEINAVTMNSAIKILDYLDEHHFQEILAYAHSKNGRLSLEDRVKNQLQRHQKSSLRDIIRRLSPHRKDEIKSVLDGLIHQNWANCDSEGFYSKS